Proteins co-encoded in one Quercus robur chromosome 8, dhQueRobu3.1, whole genome shotgun sequence genomic window:
- the LOC126696574 gene encoding uncharacterized protein LOC126696574, whose amino-acid sequence MNCISWNCRGLGQSWAVHELTELVNKHSPTILFLMETRVKDHKLKTLCLKLHLENVFIEPRVNIGGGLALYWKDGINLKVLDSTPSFIDAVVNLGMDDAWRLTGFYGNPTTANREHSWALLKHISLKLDLPWMCVGDFNEITKVEEKKGGLERPERQMREFREALDFCGFRDLGFVGTPFTWCNNQFEGEVTWIRLDRGVATPDWIHLFPTVRIHHIGGTLSDHCPLWLYSDDENVRFYKKSRPFRFEAVWLKEEACEGVIKRAWDGHNYGDLVGRLIGMVKACRSSFQKWSRLSFGNIQHMLNQKRKKLVQAESMSMAGTNHEEVRVLRGEVYELMVKEECLWHQRSRSEWLKSGDMNTSYFHSRAT is encoded by the coding sequence ATGAATTGCATCAGTTGGAACTGCCGTGGTTTGGGCCAATCATGGGCAGTTCATGAACTCACCGAATTGGTGAACAAACATTCGCCCACCATTCTCTTCCTCATGGAAACAAGAGTAAAGGATCACAAGCTAAAAACCCTTTGCTTGAAGCTCCACCTAGAGAATGTTTTCATAGAGCCGCGGGTTAATATAGGAGGCGGATTGGCCCTATATTGGAAGGATGGAATCAATCTCAAAGTTCTGGACTCAACACCAAGCTTCATTGATGCAGTAGTTAACCTAGGAATGGATGATGCCTGGCGATTGACGGGTTTCTACGGAAATCCAACAACAGCTAACCGGGAACATTCTTGGGCACTACTAAAACACATCAGCCTAAAATTGGACTTACCATGGATGTGTGTGGGGGATTTTAACGAGATCACAAAAGTTGAAGAGAAGAAGGGGGGCCTCGAAAGACCAGAAAGACAGATGAGAGAATTTAGAGAAGCTTTGGACTTTTGTGGATTTCgggacttgggttttgttggtaCACCTTTCACTTGGTGTAATAATCAATTTGAGGGGGAGGTGACATGGATACGTTTGGATAGAGGGGTGGCTACTCCAGACTGGATACATTTGTTCCCAACAGTACGCATTCATCATATTGGAGGTACCTTATCTGATCATTGTCCTTTGTGGTTATATTCTGATGATGAAAATGttagattttataaaaaatctAGGCCTTTTCGTTTTGAGGCGGTGTGGCTAAAAGAGGAAGCATGTGAGGGAGTTATCAAGAGAGCATGGGATGGTCATAACTATGGAGATCTGGTTGGGAGGCTTATCGGCATGGTTAAGGCATGCAGGTCAAGCTTCCAAAAATGGAGCAGATTGAGTTTTGGGAATATTCAGCACATGCTAAACCAAAAGAGGAAAAAGCTAGTCCAAGCCGAATCCATGTCTATGGCTGGTACTAATCATGAAGAGGTCCGGGTCCTAAGAGGAGAAGTGTATGAGCTCATGGTGAAAGAAGAGTGCTTGTGGCACCAAAGATCAAGGTCGGAATGGTTGAAGAGTGGAGACATGAACACGAGCTACTTCCATAGTCGAGCAACATAA
- the LOC126696575 gene encoding uncharacterized protein LOC126696575 has translation MAELFAYMGWSLWFNRNAKRVGSTSLPAEKIFSDAVERLQEFHSVKDYSTQEDVVVHSTQWRPPPHPTYKINFDGATFIDSDSAGLGVVARDSDGMVIASLSERIKLPPTVADLEALACRRAILFTLELGLQEVVFEGDSEVIINHLKAGQPCLTAFGHIIEEARSLLARLRQASYSHTRRKGNKVADKLAKLAKNLYEPQVWMEDIHSNARNMYSMTEA, from the coding sequence ATGGCTGAACTGTTTGCCTACATGGGATGGAGTCTATGGTTCAACAGGAATGCAAAAAGAGTTGGGTCCACTTCCTTGCCAGCGGAAAAAATTTTCAGTGATGCTGTGGAACGGCTGCAAGAGTTCCATTCGGTGAAAGATTACTCAACACAAGAAGACGTGGTTGTACATTCAACCCAATGGCGGCCTCCCCCACATCCAACCTACAAAATCAATTTTGATGGAGCAACTTTCATTGATTCAGACTCGGCAGGTTTGGGTGTGGTAGCTCGTGACTCAGACGGCATGGTTATCGCCTCCCTTTCGGAACGAATCAAACTACCACCAACGGTTGCTGACTTGGAAGCTCTGGCGTGCAGAAGGGCGATCTTATTCACCCTCGAATTAGGACTCCAAGAAGTGGTGTTTGAAGGTGATTCGGAGGTTATTATCAACCACCTCAAAGCAGGACAGCCCTGTTTGACAGCTTTTGGGCACATAATAGAGGAAGCACGAAGCCTTTTAGCCAGGTTGAGACAAGCATCATACTCACACACAAGGCGCAAGGGAAACAAAGTAGCTGATAAGCTTGCAAAACTAGCAAAAAACTTGTATGAACCACAAGTGTGGATGGAGGACATTCATAGTAATGCTCGCAATATGTATTCCATGACAGAGGCGTAA